The sequence below is a genomic window from Candidatus Neomarinimicrobiota bacterium.
AATCATTGCCATTATTGGGAGTTCTACCGGGATCTACATCATACTTAATTTATAGACAAAACAAGCCCGCCTGTAGTGGGCTTTGTTTAAGCCTTTTAGCCTATTCAAGTAACCTACTGATAATACCAGATTTTAGCCCCGGATTAGCCCTGGATTAAGATTCAGAGCATTACTTTACTTCAACAACACAATTTTCCTCGTCTGGACGAAATTCGCACTATTGCCAGTGTGAAATTATCATCCGCCGAATACTTGCGCAAAATCCTTCGCAAAAGTTTCTATCGAGCGGGGAGGATTGCCAGTTATATCTTCCACGTCGTTTGACGTATAATCTCCCCAACCTTCGCTGTATGCTTGGAAATACTCAAGGTATGCCGACTTATTCCAATCGGGCAAACCCATGCCTGAAAGCGATTCATCCGCAGCTTCCATCGGCACGTCTATATAATTGACTTCTTTATCAAGCGCAGAAGAAAACGCGGCAGCAACATCGGAAAGTGAAATTGATTTCGGTCCCGAAGGAGTATACGTTTTACCTTCGTGCCCCTCTTGCGTAAGGATAACTGCCGCAACATCAGCAATGTCTCTAATATCGATCATTCCTAATTTACCATCTTTGAACGGCATATATATTTTTCCTTCAGAGGCAATCGACTCAGCTGCCATCATAATATTCTGCATGAAGAAATGTGGTTTAAGTATTGTATATGGTAAGCCGGAATTTTTCAAGTCGGTTTCAGTCTCTGCATGAACCCTGCCGTTACGAGAAGGAGCATCAGAAGCGGCTCCAATCGCTGACATTCTCACTATATATGGGCTGTCCTGTTTCAGAGCCGTGTCAATTACGTTTTTTGCCAGCTGAGGTGCATCCTCTCCAACAGGAGTAAGTAAGAAGACCTTTTCAATTCCTTCAAGTGCTTTTTCGATGCTGCCATGATCATTGAGATTTCCGATAACTACTTCTACGCCCGAGTCCTTTAGCGATTGTCCCTTCGATTCGTCCCGGACAAGACCTCTAACACTCGCTCCCCTATCTACAAGATTAGTAATCAAAGCACTGCTTACGTTTCCTGTTGCTCCTGTAACCAATATTTTTCCATTATCTGACATTTATATTTCTCCTTTTTATTATTCTTCTTGAGCTGCCGTTCCGAGTTTTTTGCAAAGCATGGGTTCGTCTTCTTGCATCAAGGTTGTATAACCCACCATATCTGTGAACATGATGGCTACGAGTTTACGTTTGGGCTCAGATGGCATTCAATATCCTTTTAAATATCTGAATGTGATTTTAAAAAGCAAGGTTATAAGATAGCTCTTTAAGTAATTTCCTGCAAGATAAATGATAACCAATTTAATCCTTATTGAAAGTTATTTAGTGTGACCGTAGCGTGCCCACCTAAAGCTCACAAAAAGACATGAAACAACATGAATCAACACAAAACAACACTTGGAAAAATCCCCGATAATAGGGGATTACAAGGGTACTATTGACTCTATTATTGACTTTTACCTATTTTGAGGCTTTGCGGGAAAGTCTGGGAATCCTCCAAAGGAGTCCCTTCGGGAGAACCCAGCGGATGTGTCTAAGCTATTTTCAGTCTAATTATCTCAGCGGAAGAAACTCTAAACGCCCAATTTCTAAAGGTTTAGGTGACCGTTTGGAGCTACCCCCCCGGACAATGTTCTGGCTGGTTATTAGAGGGGAGCAATAGGACTATTTCTTAATAAGAAACCACCCCCCGCATACTGCGGGACTTCGCCTTTTTTTCCCCTCCTTATAAAGGAGGGGACTTTTATCCCGTCGAAGATGGGATATGTAGGGACAACTCAGGAGTTGTCCGTGGGCAATTCCCCGCTTTCTTCGGGGTAAGCATGAATTGCGCCTACAACAAAGATAAATCCTCATGGGTATCAAACCAAGCTCTGACAGCATAACGGAGAATCCTGATGGCGTCGGGGCCTGTCCGACCGATGCCAGGCCAGACTGATGTCGGGCTGGATTGGAAGCGGTATAGGTAAATACCGAAGAGACGTTTGAGACCTCCCGAATACTCACATCAGTCTCGCTACATGGTCTAACAGTATCGGCATTGCCAGAACTATTTAAATGATTTTGAAATTTAGCCGGTAATTGGTTATATTACATTCACAGATGGGGAAAATATCAATATAACGAGTCAACTGATAATTTTATATAAACAGTAGTTAAGCCGCTTAGTGAAATTCCGCTCGTTAGCAAGGGTGGATCCAGTTAAGCGGCACAATCGAAACCCGATGAAAACAGGAATGAAAGGAGGACAAGATGCCACTCTATATGGACGTTCACAAAGGTGTGGAAGGGTTGACTGCCGAAGCGGTCGCAGGGGCCCACAAGAAGGACCTCGAGGTTCAGGAGAAGCACGGGGTGAAGTATCTGAAATACTGGTTCAACGAAGACGATGGCAGTATTTTCTGTCTGTGCGAGGCCCCGAACAAAGAAGCGGCTGAGGCAGTACACCGTGAGGCCCACGGCCTTGTCGCAGACGAGATCATCGAGGTCAAGGAGGGCGAGTAGAAGCATATAGCAAGGGCCTTAGCCACGAAACGGACATATGAGCGCTTTTAGATGGAATTACCTCAGCGATAGAAACTCTAAACGCCTAATTTCTAAAGGATTGGGTGAATATTAGTCTTTCAACCTTCTTCCACCGTCCAATCCACTCCCCTATCCCATTCCTGAGAATATTCAACCAGCTATTCTAACCCCTTTGTTAGCTTTTTCGCTTGCCAATCTGAGGAAGGCTAAAAGCTCCCCTTTTACTTCAGCAACACCATCTCCGATAGGATATGTAGGGGAGGGTTTAATA
It includes:
- a CDS encoding SDR family oxidoreductase codes for the protein MSDNGKILVTGATGNVSSALITNLVDRGASVRGLVRDESKGQSLKDSGVEVVIGNLNDHGSIEKALEGIEKVFLLTPVGEDAPQLAKNVIDTALKQDSPYIVRMSAIGAASDAPSRNGRVHAETETDLKNSGLPYTILKPHFFMQNIMMAAESIASEGKIYMPFKDGKLGMIDIRDIADVAAVILTQEGHEGKTYTPSGPKSISLSDVAAAFSSALDKEVNYIDVPMEAADESLSGMGLPDWNKSAYLEYFQAYSEGWGDYTSNDVEDITGNPPRSIETFAKDFAQVFGG
- a CDS encoding DUF4242 domain-containing protein, whose amino-acid sequence is MPLYMDVHKGVEGLTAEAVAGAHKKDLEVQEKHGVKYLKYWFNEDDGSIFCLCEAPNKEAAEAVHREAHGLVADEIIEVKEGE